The following are encoded together in the Montipora foliosa isolate CH-2021 chromosome 12, ASM3666993v2, whole genome shotgun sequence genome:
- the LOC137978396 gene encoding malate dehydrogenase, cytoplasmic-like has protein sequence MAEPLRVCITGAAGQIAYSLFYPICKGDVFGPNQPLVLTLLDIEPMMNALDGVVMELQDSAFPLLSGVIATSNPTVAFKDIDAAILVGAMPRKEGMERKDLLKANAKIFAVQGKALDAVAKKSVKILVVGNPANTNCMIAQKHAPSIPKENFTCLTRLDMNRAKAQIAAKLDISLEKVKNVIIWGNHSSTQYPDVNHGTVTTLSNEIVTIREAVKDDSWLNGEFIKTVQKRGAAIIAARKLSSAMSAAKAICDHMRDWWFSSPEGEYVSMGVLSDGSHYGIPEGIVYSFPLKTSAQRWEIVEGLAIDDFSREKMDNTAKELMEEKEACEAFLQD, from the exons ATG GCTGAACCGTTACGTGTTTGTATCACAGGAGCAGCTGGCCAGATTGCTTACTCACTTTTTTACCCTATTTGTAAAGGAGATGTGTTTGGACCGAATCAG CCACTGGTATTGACGTTATTGGACATTGAGCCAATGATGAATGCATTGGATGGCGTAGTGATGGAGCTGCAGGACAGTGCATTCCCATTGTTATCTG GTGTGATTGCCACATCTAATCCAACGGTTGCTTTCAAAGACATTGATGCTGCCATTTTGGTTGGTGCCATGCCGCGCAAGGAAGGAATGGAGAGGAAAGATTTGCTGAAAGCCAATGCGAAGATATTTGCTGTTCAAGGCAAAGCATTGGATGCAGTGGCAAAGAAATCCGTTAAG ATACTTGTGGTTGGTAATCCTGCAAACACAAACTGTATGATTGCTCAAAAGCATGCCCCATCCATTCCAAAAGAAAACTTCACTTGTTTGACTAGACTGGATATGAACAGGGCTAAGGCTCAG ATTGCTGCCAAACTTGACATTTCCTTGGAGAAAGTAAAGAACGTAATCATTTGGGGAAATCATTCATCAACTCAATACCCTGATGTGAACCATGGCACAGTGACGACTTTGTCAAATGAAATTGTGACCATTAGAGAGGCTGTGAAAGATGACAGCTGGTTAAATGGTGAATTTATCAAG ACTGTCCAAAAGCGCGGCGCTGCTATCATTGCAGCTCGCAAACTGTCCAGTGCAATGTCTGCTGCTAAAGCAATTTGTGATCACATGAGGGATTGGTGGTTTAGCTCTCCTGAg GGAGAGTACGTCTCCATGGGTGTGCTCTCCGATGGCAGTCACTATGGAATTCCTGAGGGTATTGTGTATTCCTTTCCATTGAAAACCAGCGCACAGCGGTGGGAGATAGTGGAGGGCTTGGCCATTGATGATTTCTCGCGTGAAAAGATGGATAACACAGCGAAAGAGCTTATGGAGGAAAAGGAAGCTTGTGAAGCATTCCTGCAAGATTGA
- the LOC137978397 gene encoding uncharacterized protein isoform X2 → MSLLNYMKVRPSLNTRLACYSLLIKLEGLNVTVLDNFCQLVIGACKKKNLEITKRINLTPTDFKDNQMLARPLDSYEKHRATFHLNKTGRISLFFRFNLTAEHFSEEPTKPPAQHRKLCKTYHFNKKGRIIQVAKIPFEETHSLIKCVQDNVPSGVSLYMELRKMER, encoded by the exons GTTAGACCATCCCTGAATACACGATTAGCATGCTATAGCTTGCTGATCAAGCTTGAAGGGCTAAATGTTACAGTTCTTGACAATTTTTGCCAGCTTGTGATTGGTGCATGCAAAAAGAAGAATCTGGAAATAACAAAAAG AATAAACCTGACTCCAACAGATTTCAAAGACAATCAGATGCTGGCTCGCCCATTAGACAGCTATGAAAAACACAGAGCAACATTTCATCTTAATAAGACTGGTCGCATTAGTCTGTTTTTCAG atTTAATCTCACAGCAGAACATTTTAGTGAAGAACCAACTAAGCCTCCAGCACAGCACAGGAAGCTCTGTAAAACATATCACTTTAACAAGAAAGGTCGAATAATTCAG GTTGCCAAGATTCCATTTGAAGAGACGCATTCCCTCATCAAGTGTGTGCAAGACAATGTGCCATCAGGAGTGTCCCTTTACATGGAACTG AGAAAAATGGAGAGATAA
- the LOC137978397 gene encoding uncharacterized protein isoform X1, producing MSLLNYMKVRPSLNTRLACYSLLIKLEGLNVTVLDNFCQLVIGACKKKNLEITKRINLTPTDFKDNQMLARPLDSYEKHRATFHLNKTGRISLFFRFNLTAEHFSEEPTKPPAQHRKLCKTYHFNKKGRIIQVAKIPFEETHSLIKCVQDNVPSGVSLYMELVNGDILQ from the exons GTTAGACCATCCCTGAATACACGATTAGCATGCTATAGCTTGCTGATCAAGCTTGAAGGGCTAAATGTTACAGTTCTTGACAATTTTTGCCAGCTTGTGATTGGTGCATGCAAAAAGAAGAATCTGGAAATAACAAAAAG AATAAACCTGACTCCAACAGATTTCAAAGACAATCAGATGCTGGCTCGCCCATTAGACAGCTATGAAAAACACAGAGCAACATTTCATCTTAATAAGACTGGTCGCATTAGTCTGTTTTTCAG atTTAATCTCACAGCAGAACATTTTAGTGAAGAACCAACTAAGCCTCCAGCACAGCACAGGAAGCTCTGTAAAACATATCACTTTAACAAGAAAGGTCGAATAATTCAG GTTGCCAAGATTCCATTTGAAGAGACGCATTCCCTCATCAAGTGTGTGCAAGACAATGTGCCATCAGGAGTGTCCCTTTACATGGAACTGGTAAACGGTGACATTTTGCAATGA